A window of Branchiostoma floridae strain S238N-H82 chromosome 9, Bfl_VNyyK, whole genome shotgun sequence genomic DNA:
TTTACTGTGTTTATAGCTCATGTTATGAGACATATTAAGTATCCAGTGCAACAGTCAACAGCCAAAGCCAAATCTCTAAGTTTGGTATAGTAACACGATCAATGAGCATGAGCTTGTTTGGATGAACCTGTGGCAAAGTCCTTTGTTCTGACTCAATACAGCAATTGACTTTATCCTGACtacaggtctggttcaggtccagaggatcaggtccaggttcggacctggacctgattcagtatgtgataacttgtgaagggacaatactcaaaacaatggtccatttcgctacaaagaaatctgttttgtggagtattcgactaccactggcattttgaaatcctgTAAGTACCTCTGTACAATTGATTTACAGTAAAATTtcgtagaaatgactatagactctactcttctttgtttattttcgccgaccggtaagcccccaaaggTGTGAATGCCTAAACATATAGtctattcattttccaataggtccaacaaccggtccaccgaattttttcaggtccagtttttctggactggtccaataagaaaaaccagttttgtactggtacactgtaCAGGTACCCGGCCACACCTAGTCTAGACTGAAAAGAGCCCTGGTGAAGGCTTGCTGCTTACTTTGGCAGGTGCCCGTGATGCAGGAACCTCTGTTTCTGCTCCTCTGTGTTGATGGGTGCCAGCAGGGGTCGGCTGCGAATCGGAACGGTCTCCAGCGTCCGCACCTCCGTGACGCCCGCAGTGTCGCGGTTTCCCACCGGCCGCATCCCGACACACCGACAGGAGCGCCCGCCAACACAAGGGACAGCTTCTGCAACTTGTGCTCTTGACACTTCTAGTTGTTGTTCTCAGGGTTGCTAGGTAACTAGTCCCAGGGGAGCCATTATGGTGTTATGTTCCGGAATGTTGCGCACATTGCTGGCTGTGTATCCACTCACACCTGGTACCTGGAATAATACAAACAGCTGTTCAATaatattattttgtttgtttgtttgtttactttgagGTCGGACCAGCAAATGGAATGAAATATACCTCAAGACAAAAAAGTGGTACCTTCAATCAGTCGCTATTTTCATTAAGATATCAAGATTGCCACCTCCCTTCATTAATCATTTAGTAGCTATGAATGCAAATTGGATAGAATGCTAGGTGTTCATGGGCGTTTCTATCAGATGATGATTACCATACGCAGTTGTTCATGCATAATTCATTCTCATAATTCTCTGGTTTTGAATATGTTACTATGTGAAAAAAGACACCACTGGCAATTGACATGTTGGCAGTATGTGTCATAATTGTATCCATCAAATTATTCCATTCAAACACTAACAAAGGGCAAGctatatataatttttataaAGCCCATACTTTATTACTGAAAGCCATTCACCCTGCCATTAACTAGAAGTTATGTTTGAAGAACACTTAACAGTAAGTTCTTCAGACATTTGACTTCTACAAGTGTAATGTTACTAACAGTACAACCATTGCAGCTCTGTTTTACTATTGACCATTCTGTCAATGATAATTAGGCAACTGGTATGCTATTCAATGGCCTTGCCTACACAAATACAGGACCTAGCGGAACAGTTCCTTTGATACATGTCACAACATTGGAACAATAactctgtgtgtgtgaaagTTTCGAGCAAAGTTTACTCTCTAAATAAAAACTGCAACCAGGCAAAGAAAAAGATCAATACATGACACATAACGCTACTAGTGATCAATATTTGGATATACAGACAGTTTCTAAAGGTTTTCACAACACTCACAACAGTCCATTGATCTTTGATGTCTGAGTTTGCAGCAACTTTCTTGTATTCATACATCCGAACCTATACAAGAGACCTGATCTCTACATTAGGACCACCTGGCCgaagtgaccactttttggtagtCCTTTAAACGAGAGCTTATTGACACAAGAGAGGAAccctgtctatagcgaccacctgttCACATAGGCCAGATTTTAATGGTCTCTTGGGAAGTCTTCATGGGCAGTTTTGGCTGTACTTTCAGACTGTGTTTTCAGAGTTAAAATATCTTACTACGGGCGAGCAAAATTGGATCACAGCAACCACAATCCCATGAACACCGAAATGGTTTTTAACAAGGTTTAAAGGGCTCAGCTCACTTCATGTATTAAATCAAAAATGACTGCAAGAATCCTTTACCCGGCTGTCAAAACGTCTGAATGGTAAATACTTCCTTCAAacatttctgtgtttgtgtacatgacGCGAGAGGGGCCAAACTTGAACTGCCGGCGTCAGCTGTCAAACTTCCTAATCTCCTGTGAActatgtcaacaaaacaaaggCAAACATTTGAaccaaacataacgttacatgcacaATCACGATATTGTTCGTTTGCTCGCGTCTGCAGTCAAACAGAAAATTCTCCTGTGTTCCGAAAGATGATTATCTGGTCTGTGAGACGTACCTGTTTAGCTGGTCCGCCGGACACGACTGCCAGCGGGGTGAGTGACACCTGCGGCACctgacaacaaacaacaaaggcACGCCATCCAGCCCACCTGGGTCTCTAGGCATGCGGTGCCAAATGTAAGAAAACAACTCACTAAAATATTGACTACATTGCAAGACTTAAAGTTAGATGTACAGTATAAAAGCAATATTAATTTAGTTTGAAGTTTGCGAGGAATTTTGATTCCCAAGTGCTTTTATTATTttacaaataacaaaatatcacTATGTATCAACCATGGCGCTCGTTGCGGTCAATAAGAATAGTCTATTCAATTAGTAGGGGTGTAACATGGgcaatatttttgttgttagGAATATTagcttataacgttatgtaacaaatgtaaatgaaaatgaagaactATCTAATTATGATTTAATGTTTCTACCAATATTGTATCTTTACTTAAAGGGAAGTGTGATCATCGCAGACATACCTATAATAGTGTAAACTTCCACTGACCCAACTGGATAGCGTCTTCTTGCGACATTTCTGAAAACTGCATCAGGGGTCATGCGAGGTAGCGATGCACGCTGTTGGATCTTTCCAGTTGTTCAAAACCGCAGTTTAATCAAGGTATGGTGCCCTTGATAGCCTGTATATCTACACATTAATGAAATTGAAGTACATCTAGTATATGTTCACGCTAAAAGGCGAATGCCATGTGCTCATGCCTAATTTTTGCACATCCCCaaaatgtgggaggggggcagaagagTTGGTCTTCTTCCATctgaacaaggagcttttatcaaataaCCGCAAAAGGTTAAAAACGTTAGCAATAATTTTGAAGGTCGATGTGGTTACAGTTAAAATAAGAGGTCGACGAAAGAGGCTAAGGTTGAATacatgataaataaataaacaaacaaaaaaataaattatcAAAATATCTGTTGCATTAATTATCATAATTATGGACAGGggctaatctccaggcagatcctacggtagcaaaaGATATTACCAAAAGCTGGCCAGCCAATTGGCCAGGCTGTTTGGCGCTACTTGAACCctcactgttacactactcccccatTTCTTTTCAAGGTTTGAGTAGGAGATGTGCCAGCATGTCTGAGAGTGACGAGGAAGTGCCTCAGCTGCCAGCAGACACTCTCGCAGCACTGCAGGAGTTCTACACCAACCAGGCTGCCCGAGAGAGGGAGCTGCAGGAGGCCATGCAGCGGCAGGATGTCGGGAAGGTGGAACTGGAGGAAGACTGGGTAGGGAAACTAGTACAGTTCCTTGGAGATGGTCACTGGTACACTTGCTTGCGTTGTCTGCACCAGTACTAGTACATGCCATGCCTTTAGCGCATATAGCCTAGTATATGCCAGCCTGTTAGTCTCTGTTGGTTGCTTCCAGGGCCCAGGAAGTGACAGAGAGTGTACAAAACCAAATAAATGTTACCCAAGCTTggtctagcctgattaaatctcgcttatagcagcccgccaaacatccgccggaggggccagttagagccctggacagcggagtttgtgttacacagactaagctTGGTCTGGGTCTCAGCAACTTTACTAGTAGGTCTTTTGGATTCTtttggactttttttttttggttgtaaaaaattgtgttttaaGTCCATATATTTTTGTGAACACTGGTCTCTTTATGGGTGGCCATTactttgcagggctcgaaataccacatgcatatgcaagtttgtgcaagtaaaattggtgtggtgcaagtaagtttagaccaaacttgcaccagtgcaagttacttttgtcctctaatacctgacattagaaaaagcttacacacaccgagaatattgtctgtcattgaaaggtaaaagaaaataacactgaataaaaaaaaaaagcctaaatttgttatttctaaatttggttagacatccaggtaaactattttttttagacaaatccatctctacaatgctaatgattcctatggtgctgtcttaccttgatttgcatatgagttacatttgcatactaattagtGACTTcaatatgttcaactggtttttccagttatatgtattgtattgagttgttctaccacttcattctggagatgcttaaactagttactgtgatggatgtcactcgaagagtccagaagaaatctatggatcttatcgagttgtagacattgaattgtcttcaattgaggctaaattcacagtttttatgaaacagtttgtacaatttcaaaccaaaaataaaatacgctacggaaaaatgttcaaatatccaaacatgtggtctttacaggtatgtatccccatttactcacgtacatttgcaaattttcagaagaggagataaggggttaacagttcactattttgggttgtgcaagtaagtttcttttggtgcaagttacctttggcttaacttgcacaggtgcaagttgactgaaaagtgtatttcgagccctgaacttTGTGATAGTCACCGCCCAGTTTGGCAACCTAGTGTGGCTCTACTAGCTAGTAACGTTATACCACCACACAGCTTAATGAATTAAGTACTAGTAGAATAAAGACTCAGTCAAGTTTTACCATGTAGAACACTACATCAACTTTTCCCTTGCTCCCTGCAGAACCTGAGCCAGTTCTGGTACTCGGATCACACAGCTGATGCTCTGACCAGAGAGGTGCTAGATGTAACTGGTCCAAGTGGCAGGTGAGAGGCTTTTTTCATTATAGAAACTTTGAAAAATTGGCTTCTCACAGAACCACATAACATTACTTTCTTATCTTTGAATGCATTAGAAAAGTTTAAACAAATGTAATTCCTATACATTGCTTGGGCTTGATGATAAGTGCAAAGTGTATGTGAGATACTGACCACTAGCTGCTGGTACCCGAACAGTATGAGAGGTCTAATGAAGTCATGTGGTCTGGGGTAGTCATGTAGGGTtaagtctgtcaccttcctcaggtcaATACTGACCCATactactttgcactgcagcaaGCATCACTGCAGTGTGAAGAATGTGGTCTCAAACATGACTGAGCCTGTATCAGAGCTGTTTCCAGGACCTTTCAAATTTACTTGTTAgtatgaaactgttgaaaatgtactttggtAAGTTTAAATTAAAATGACATCTTTAACcaagaaaattaacaacatgggctcccaatgAATGAGTGAGATGCAAAAAGAATTTAAGCTGGAAACAGTCCTGGtctgttaatctccaagcagatcctacggtgccataagatagtatcaaagctggccaaggagtgtagccggctaagggagtcaaacgggcacctacgggaagtttgatactatacattacgcaccgtggatctggttcgagattactgGTCTGTATTCTCTCTCATCATGGTTCTTTACTGGAGTGGATTTTCCATTGTCATTATCACCCGCAGCGTTGCCTGTTTGAGCTGCCCCACGCTGTACAAGCGACTCCGGGAGGTGAAACCCGACACCAGCAGGGCAGTTCTGCTGGAGTACGACCAGCGCTTCAACATCTACGGGGAAGACTTCGTGTTCTACGACTTCAACACTCCGCTCAAGTTCTCCCAGCCTCTGCAGGAAAACTCCTTTGACATTGTTGTCGCAGACCCGCCGTACTTGTCGGACGATTGTCTGACTAAAACTGCAATAACAGTCAAGTTCCTGACAAAGGGGAAGATCATGCTGTGTACAGGTCAGTGCCAAGATGTTTTTTTAGTCAATAGAGTCATTTCCAGATTTGGCGGTCATATTGGATTTTCTGGAGTCATGTACGAGCCATGTACAAGGCTGGACACAAGAGTTCCTAGTTGATAACATGTTTGTATTAGAGTATAAGTAGTCCATCTTCAGTGGTATTCTGCCCCTCCAACTTGAAATACTGCGGAATATGTGTCTGTCATGTGCATGACCCTGGATGACCCAGAAAAATCCAAAATAGCCGCTGTATCATTCCTCATCTGGAAATGACTCTATTGTATTGAACAAAACTATACTTTTTTACTGATCACTGTAGCATGTATGGTTCAGTGAAAGGCAAATCTGCTTCCATACCTAAGTGTTGCAGGTTGAAATACTGGTCAGATAAAGATCACCAGAGCGGCAATATTGCAATCTGTAGGATGGGCTATTTTTCATGATAAGGTGCAATCCACTTTAGGTAAAAGTGCGATCCACtatatatactgtacagtagTAGAAGTGGCAAgaggaatttccctggtacattGAACTTGTATATGAGCACATAGCATCTTCTTGTTGCCACCAATACGAGGATAGCTTTCTGTGTCTTGATATCTACTTAAAAAGAAACCCTTAGCTTTCCattgattatgatttgatgttAGGTCTTGAGGGGCTGAAAAATTTGCTCTATACAAGTTCAACATGCCAAGGAATGATGTCCTcagagcagggctctagccagcttgaaatttttttccgtcagccaattccaatcgtcgtgaTAACCgcaaaaattcattttccctaagacactacaaagtagtaaatgttgccattgagaccttgacaaatgggttttaatgagattatcgtatgcgaaagggcgccgacacacattgtcaacaataataacaatagcaaaacaaacagtgtgtggcttttacagccgtgggtggcgtccccaagctgcctgtagcttccaccaaggatttttgtccgtcaaggttgacggattgctttttaaatttttccgtcagacgcagcaaatttccgtccattgacggaaaaacggacactgGCTAGACCCCTGTCTCAGAGTCTCCTAATGACACTCTATCAAACATGTTGCCTTTACTGCAACCATCTTGAAGATTAGCTACAAAGTGGAATAGAACTGTGCTGTTAATTCCTAAAGCTTTAACTTGAACTGTCCACCTCTTGTTTCTATAGGTGAGAAGATGGAAGACCTGGCCTCAAGGCTTCTGGGAGTCGAACCCTGCACTTTTGTACCACAACACACAAGGAACCTAGGCAACGAGTTCAGATGTTATGTCAACTACAAAACTGGACTGAGCTAGCAGTATGTCTGTAGATAGGAAGTAATAATGATCAGGATTCTATTACCGTTGAGTCTAGGCTACAAGAATTCAATTCTTTGGTGTGTTTTAGTCTCTCCCCCTTTTTTATTTGTAATTTAAACAAGTTAAGATACATTATTTTTGTTAACCTACAAAGAAGGGAAACATACGTTTTAGGTCAGTCTTTTATATCTTCTTCAAATGAtgaaaaacatcaatattttgatTTATATAGCTTGGAAAACTTGAAAGCCATCAGGCTTCTGTTGACATTCTTCTATGGAATGATAAATCTTATAATGAAAGTCAGATGACAGGTACTGTGTGATCAAATTATCTGACTGGCATCATTTACTGCAGAATAAAACCTGCAACATCTTTGACAAAATTCATCAAAAGGGCCACCACCAGACTTTGTCCCCAAAGTGACGGAGCTCCAGACCCCATAACTGGAGGACACTGGCTGGGTGGCACTGACTCTGAAAAACACCATAAACATGCCATGAATTAAGAGCTGCAGGATGATAAACAGAATGGGCTCACAGAATGCAGACAgtggagaaagatgaagaaagactcaATGCAGCTGCAGGACTTTTCAAAGACTGCAGATGCAGAAAACAGAGAATGATGATGAAGCATTAGGTCATGGGTTCTAATCCCAGCCAGGTCATTCTAATTCTTTAAAAGTTTTGGAACAAACTGcatctctgcttagcactcagcagtTATGAGAAAGggtatgggagttgaacacacaccactgccaGTGGACTTGTCCCCTGCCGTAGTAATGGCCCCGTGTGAAGAAGACTAACCTTCAACACTAGCTTTGACATGTATACGGACAAATAACATTGAAATCCACTTTTTGGTGTTGAAATATCTTAATAATTATATGTCGTGTGTTTGATTGTCGGCCATGCCGGTGGATACTGTCTTGGCAGGTAGTTACGATTTTGCTCCTAAAATATCTGCTTGTAGAAGTTCATGTGCCCACCCACCTGTCGTGTTGATGAGCGCCGGCACATAGTGGTCCCACAGGGCGCACTCCCTGGCCTTCTGCCCGGTCACCATGCGGGGCGCGCCCGTGTCCAACATCAGGTAGCCCCGGCCGGACTCCGTGTAGGGGCTCCACACCgcctcgttgttgttgttggggtTCCTGTGGATGGATCGACGGCAAGTTTACAGCCACGGATATTGGTGCAGAGAGACGAAAGGTATAGAAAGATCTGACACAAAACCTGCCTCAATGTGATTTTTGGTTCTGTTATTTTGGGCAGCTATTGATTGTCATGATATTACTAGTAGTTGAGTGGAGCAATTGGTCTCAAGCTGAAATGAGATCAAGAATTCTATATAGTTGACAATTGTGGCTTTCTCATTAGCGCCGATTAAGACTGCATTTGGTGACTACTATTAAACACAATTGCATTGAAAAGAAGTTTTAGAGCCAGTTACCCTGTTCTAGCGAAGTTTGCCCAGTACCGCATCATCCTGCGGGACAGCTCGGGCTCCTCGGCGGTGTACCCCAAGGCAGCGTTCAGGTGCCCCCCGAGCACAAACGGTATGTCATCACCGTGGAGCACGCCCGCCTAGTCGGGATAGGGTGAGACTGAGGACCGATGGGCGAACTCGTACACGTACGCTGTCGCACCAACTCGGGTGTGTGTGCGAGCCGTGCCAAAAGCCGGGCAAACGTACGACNNNNNNNNNNNNNNNNNNNNNNNNNNNNNNNNNNNNNNNNNNNNNNNNNNNNNNNNNNNNNNNNNNNNNNNNNNNNNNNNNNNNNNNNNNNNNNNNNNNNCCTCGCCCTAAGGTTGGCCTGTAGATTAGCTTGTAGGTCAGGTTTTCATTCGACCTCACCCTAAAATTGGCCTGTAGGTTAGCTTGTAGGTCAGCCTTTCGACCTGTAGTTCGACCTCGCCCTAAGAGTGGCCTGTAGATTAGCTTGTCGGTCAGCCTTTTGACCTGTAGTTCGACCTCACCCTAAGGTTGGCCTGTAGATTAGCTTGTAGGTCAGCCTTTTGACCTGTAGTTCGACCTCGCCCTAAGAGTGGTCTGTAGATTAGCTTGTCGGTCAGCCTTTTGACCTGTAGTTCGACCTCACCCTAAGGATGGCCTGTAGATTAGCTTGTAGGTCAGCCTTTCGACCTGCAGTTTGACCTCACCCTAAGGATGGCCTGTAGATTAGCTTGTCGGTCAGCCTTTTGACCTGTAGTTCGACCTCGCCCTAAGAGTGGTCTGTAGATTAGCTTGTCGGTCAGCCTTTTGACCTGTAGTTCGACCTCACCCTAAGGTTGGCCTGTAGATTAGCTTGTAGGTCAGCCTTTTGACCTGCAGTTCGACCTCACCCTAAGGATGGCCTTTAGATTAGCTTGTCGGTCAGCCTTTTGACCTGTAGTTCGACCTCACCCTAAGGTCGGCCTGTAGATTAGCTTGTAGGTCAGCCTTTTGACCTGCAGTTCGACCTCACCCTAAGGATGGCCTGTAGATTAGCTTGTCGGTCAGCCTTTCGACCCGTAGTTCGACCTCGCCCTAAGGTTTGCCCATAAATTAGCTTGTAGGTCAGCCTTTAGTTCATTCTGTACATATTTGTAACAATGACAGATTGGAAGCACTAATTTTGCCAAAAGACACTTAATGAATAGGTCTGCAACTTTAAGGCTGGTAATTCACTTTATTCCATTGATGGTGATCATTTTTGATAATTACAGGCCTTTCCACAACTTTTCCAGGATGACAGCACTACTGGTGCTAAATGTACCAGTGCATCCATCAGTTGAGTCTAACATTTCTACATGTTCTGAGCACCAACGTGGCACTTAATGCCTTTCATTTTAACCATAAACGTGTCCACGTGTCTTCAGAATTACTCATTTTACCAGTATGTAATCTATGAGTACATCCGTGGGTAGAGACTAAGTTTTCTCCATGTTCTGAGACTAAGTTTCTCCATGTTCTGAGACTAAGTTTTCTCCATTTTTTGGTCGCCGGTGTGACAGTTCGGGTGCGTGGGTCTCGTGTCGCTGTTCTACACGGGAGAGGAGATTCCGACAATCCCGGCGGGTGTGCTGATCCAGCTGGTCTTCTCATGCACTATTCACCTGAAACAGGGGACTCAGTTTTAGTCTGGATCTCTGTCTAGTATGTGGTGGATAAGGACCTGAAACAAGCGACTCATTTTTAGTATGGGTCTCTGTCTAGTATGTAGCATCAACTTTCGTCTATTTTCCAAAAAAGCTTTCTACCTGTAAATCACACAAAACATCTGAAAAATGagaaatatatgccgtaaattgacTTAAAAAATCGAAAACTGCTAATAACGTcttagaatgccaaagtcacttccaaagtcaaagaagaagtggtgtgtgtgtgtatatgtgtgtgtggtatCATGACTTGCGTGTTATGAAAGTTGAACAAGCTTATTTAAAAAAGATGATTTTCGTCGCTAGATCTTTTCTCAAACCAATAGCAGTATCTAACGAAATGTTCCTTACAGACGAGGGGGTCCCCGGGCAGGTCTGTGGCCGCATGGATCCATCGCCCATCAATACACGACATGTCGTGGTCACCACTGACAAGATCATACCCGTCCATGCATTCAAAGGAGCACATGTCCCCGGTGATGTAGGGTTCTTCGCAGTTATCGCCTAAAGTGGTGACTCCCGGGTTCAGGGGTGGATCCGGGCAGTTCGCTGGGAAGAGACATCACACATCTATTACATGACGTTATCTCAGGGAGACTTATTGACTGGTTGCCCGAAGGAAGGCGCAGAGTGGGTCGACCAAACATAACGTTAAAGACAACgatagaaagagacattggactTCAATGTCTGCCATGAATGACAGATCAAACTGGAAAAACTTAATGTATTGTACATCACAAGTGTAAACCggatatatgatgatgatgatgatgaaaacttaCATAAATcattctagcctgggtaccataccatCGTGGCGCTCGAGTTGCTCTTCGGCGGTGTAGGGGTGGCCGCCCGTGCAGTTAATTGGTACAGGCCGGGGGACTTCTTACGGGGTTAGGTTAATTTCGTTGCGCCCCGACGCTGGCGGCGTAAACTCCAAAGGCCGGCTTCAAGCTCTGGCGGccaaatctcaaagggcagctaatcagacaggctgacgtacaggctgacagaagcaggtcggtgcctaAGCACTGGGCCGGGTAAAGCACCACAAAGCCGAccagcggagaatggtacccaggctaaactcATTCATCATTCAAGTCCATTTCCGGTGGAACAGGCTTTTGTCAAATGTATGTAAATGCTTAAAACGAGCGATGCGTACAATTGCAGACCATGAAGGGGCCGTGCCACTTCCCATCCAGACAGGTGGCGGTAGCGGAGGAGACGGTTCCCTCGAACAGGTGGAACCCCGGCCCGCATATGTAACGGCAGACCTCCTGCTGGTCGTAGGGGGGCTCACATCCGGAGATGACGGTGTTGTTCATCACTGGCGGCTCGCCGCAGGCTGGGAAATTACACAGTAATGAATAGTTGAGGCTATCCCACAAATTATGTGTAGCGTCATATAAAGAGGAAAAGCTTTCCCTCATGCACGATAAGTCCAACTGATGATGGTGATTATATATATGGCTGACTTGGTCCCATTGTCTGATGGTGCCATGGAGCCAAAAGGTAAGGAGTTTTAGTTTGAGTCTATTCAGATCCAAAATTAGATTAGACATTAAGTCCAACTGGCGACCGTTAGCTGACATCTTCGATAGCTAATAGACGTCAAATGTGAActatcccacttctgacaccatgttgtgGACTTCAGAGGTTTTCATATTCTTGATCCAAATGGGGAATTACCTCTCTATCAGCTTTTACTCCATGATTGAACAGATGAATGTCCAAGCTATAACTATAAATCTGTGTAAGGGTAAGTTAGGTTTCAAAGATGTCAAATGGTGATGGTCTAGTACTGAACATTTTCGATTTCATATAAACCATTACAACAGAGAGATCAACATCAACCTTCATTATATTGCACAGTGCGTGTCTGCGGGGGTCATTGAAATCATCGCTGTTGGGCTGAACAGTGTTTATTTACATGTTGACTCAACCGTTGTTTAGTAACTTGTTTGATTGACACATTACAAATAGCTCAGGCGACTGATATCCGTAACGTTTGTGATCACCGCTGCTGCTATCATAACAGAGACACGGATGGGGCCGGGGCCGCATGCCCTCACCAACCCGGACACGCTGGCGTCATGTCAACACCGGCGGCATAAACTCTCTTTCTAAGAAGTTGGATCTAGTCCGGTTTTTGTCGCGTGCAGAATGATGAAATCGAGGGTTACGGTTGGTGCTTGAAATCACATTGTCAGACCGCTAGAGTCGTCATGGCAGAAGTCATTTCGCTACACGACAGAggtcgtttcgctacatgggAAAAGTCGTAATTTGCTACACGGTACAAGTCGTTACGCTACATTTGAGTGTTATTTCTCTATATAGGCTCATAGCATTAAGAAATCATCTTCCTTTGCGTtcacaaatgtatttacagACGTCAGTGATCTTTGTGGCGTCTTGTGTGGCGTAAATGGTAGACTATTGAACTCGTAATCTAGAGGCCCCGGGttgatactcgccatgcccccgGCGTTGTGCCACTTTACACGAATCTCCCACTTGAGGATGGAGTGACGCCCACTAAGTCCTACAGTAACTATGATGCAATAATTTACATGCTTTACAACATACTCTAGT
This region includes:
- the LOC118423566 gene encoding EEF1A lysine methyltransferase 1-like — its product is MSESDEEVPQLPADTLAALQEFYTNQAARERELQEAMQRQDVGKVELEEDWNLSQFWYSDHTADALTREVLDVTGPSGSVACLSCPTLYKRLREVKPDTSRAVLLEYDQRFNIYGEDFVFYDFNTPLKFSQPLQENSFDIVVADPPYLSDDCLTKTAITVKFLTKGKIMLCTGEKMEDLASRLLGVEPCTFVPQHTRNLGNEFRCYVNYKTGLS
- the LOC118422305 gene encoding acetylcholinesterase-like, whose translation is MDALAGVLHGDDIPFVLGGHLNAALGYTAEEPELSRRMMRYWANFARTGNPNNNNEAVWSPYTESGRGYLMLDTGAPRMVTGQKARECALWDHYVPALINTTG